The Hyalangium gracile sequence CTACAAGCCGACCCGGACCATGAACTCGATCTCGCGCTCGGCGCTCGAGGGGTCATCGGTCTCACGGCACACGGCGGTGACGGTGTAGAACTTCGTCTTGGGACTGATGGTGTTGCTGTTGGAGATGTCCTGAACCTCGCGGTTCGGGTCCTTCATCGTGCTGGACACGTCGCTGGCGCTCAGCTCGGCCAGGCGGCCGAAGTGTCCCGTGCGCAGCTTGGTGCCGCGCAGGTCCTCGTCGATGAGGATCTTCTTGGGCCCCTCGAAGTCCAGCATGTTCAGCTTCGAGAGGAAGAGGTTGCGCGCGGCCTGGACGCAGGAGGACATCACGTCCTCCTGGGTCTGAATCTCGGAGGCGGCGCGCTCGGTGCCGGTGAAGGAGATGGCGCCCGCCACCAGCAGGGTGATGAGCACCACGACGATCATGGCCATGACGAGCGCCATGCCGCGGGCATTGGGAGTCGGGAAGTGCATGGGGGCTCAGCCTCCACCGGGGTTGATGGGACCAAACTGCCGGTTGAGCAGCAGGTTCTTGGGGGTGATGGATTCGCGCAGGATGGCGCGGTAGTAGTGCCCGCCCGAGGGGGTGAACTGCGGGTCGACGGGCGTCAGGGTGAGGTTCTCCAGGTGGCGCCAGGGAATGACGGTGTTGGCGAGCGCCGGGCCATCCGGGTACGGGGTGCCATCCGGTCGCACCAGCAGGTTGTCACCCGTAATCTGAGGGTCTGGCACCGAGCTGCGCGCCACGACGGTCATGCGCACCTGGCGGATGTTGGCCGGGTGGTCCAGCAGGCGCTTGTAGGGCATGTCCTGCGGGTTGAAGGCGGCGTACTGGCCGACGTTGAAGAACCAGCCGTGGGGCAGGTTGGTGAGGTCCCGCTCCTCCCACTTCTCGCCGTAGTGGTCGGGCGGCATGAGCTCGTTGACGCCCAGGATGATGGGCGTCTTGTCGGTGTCCTTGTTGTTGGTGTCCAGCACGTAGGCCACCTGGAGCTGCTCGATGCCCTCGGCCACCGGCACCGCGTCGTTGATGTCGATGACGCCGTCGCCCTGCACATCCAGGGCGCTGGGCATGTCCAGGCCCTGGTGCATCATGAGGTAGGGCGTGCGCTCGGGGGTGGCCGGGTTGCCGTCGTCGTCATAGGTGGTGACGAAGAAGGCGGCGCGGTGGATGAGCAGCACGTGCGGCGGCTGTCGGCCGAAGCAGGCGTG is a genomic window containing:
- a CDS encoding PilW family protein; this translates as MRKSVRSRGFTLLELLVGAAVGAVVLLGISLTFISQAQQYQSHASRRGVQANSRQALAFLGRHLRVAGYGVNPDRAIIAYDSYNAANDAQDVGFPDAFAVHWRDGLFRRRAANVTSTLISLQASAPLTQPLRKGQILLVLCERDPGFPDITVDENPPHVFVTVGAFVPTGATEIPLDPTPKTAAANSPIQAPGRLFHEQSDPGFTHACFGRQPPHVLLIHRAAFFVTTYDDDGNPATPERTPYLMMHQGLDMPSALDVQGDGVIDINDAVPVAEGIEQLQVAYVLDTNNKDTDKTPIILGVNELMPPDHYGEKWEERDLTNLPHGWFFNVGQYAAFNPQDMPYKRLLDHPANIRQVRMTVVARSSVPDPQITGDNLLVRPDGTPYPDGPALANTVIPWRHLENLTLTPVDPQFTPSGGHYYRAILRESITPKNLLLNRQFGPINPGGG